One Candidatus Cardinium hertigii DNA window includes the following coding sequences:
- the rplJ gene encoding 50S ribosomal protein L10 has product MKRAEKLTVIEDLANKFTTYDCFYVVDAMGLTVAQVNKFRKSCAEQKLLYQVAKNTFIQKALERSGKGETHAPFFSKVLSGFSGILFVSEKASTPARMLKDFWVAERLHRPLLKGASIYGDLFIGPAHLEALRNLKSKVELLGDIVALLQSPMANVMAALQSGERRLMGVVETLSKASL; this is encoded by the coding sequence ATGAAACGTGCAGAAAAATTAACAGTTATAGAGGATTTGGCAAACAAGTTTACTACGTATGATTGTTTCTATGTAGTGGACGCCATGGGGCTTACCGTAGCGCAAGTAAATAAATTTAGGAAAAGCTGTGCAGAACAAAAGTTGCTCTATCAAGTAGCTAAGAATACATTTATTCAGAAAGCATTGGAACGATCTGGTAAAGGAGAAACGCATGCACCTTTTTTCTCTAAAGTTTTGAGCGGTTTTTCTGGGATTTTGTTTGTCTCTGAGAAAGCAAGTACGCCTGCAAGAATGTTAAAAGATTTTTGGGTAGCAGAACGTTTGCATCGCCCTCTTCTTAAGGGAGCTTCTATTTATGGTGATTTGTTTATCGGGCCAGCGCATTTGGAGGCATTGCGTAACTTGAAGTCGAAGGTGGAGTTATTGGGTGATATAGTTGCCCTGCTCCAATCCCCTATGGCCAATGTAATGGCTGCACTCCAATCTGGAGAGAGGCGTTTAATGGGTGTAGTAGAAACTTTATCGAAAGCTTCCCTTTAA
- the rplK gene encoding 50S ribosomal protein L11 — protein sequence MSKPVVGYVRLRIKGGSANPAPPVGPALGSKGINIMEFCKQFNARTKEKQGELLPVVITVYQDKTFDFIVKTPPTVVSIMQLAEVSKGSSEPNRRKVARISWEKIQQIAEGKLPDLNTLDVHAAMRMVAGTARSMGITVEGNAPWA from the coding sequence ATGTCTAAACCAGTTGTAGGTTATGTTAGGTTGCGGATCAAAGGTGGTTCCGCTAATCCTGCACCGCCTGTAGGTCCAGCTTTGGGTAGCAAGGGCATCAATATCATGGAGTTTTGTAAGCAATTTAATGCTAGAACCAAGGAAAAACAGGGGGAATTGTTACCGGTTGTTATTACCGTTTATCAAGATAAGACGTTTGATTTTATTGTTAAGACACCGCCTACTGTTGTTTCGATTATGCAGCTTGCAGAAGTGTCAAAAGGTTCCTCTGAACCAAATAGGCGGAAGGTAGCACGTATTAGTTGGGAGAAAATCCAACAAATTGCAGAAGGCAAGTTGCCCGACCTCAATACCTTAGATGTACATGCTGCCATGCGTATGGTCGCTGGGACAGCAAGAAGTATGGGGATTACGGTAGAAGGTAATGCACCTTGGGCTTAG
- the rplL gene encoding 50S ribosomal protein L7/L12 — protein sequence MADLKVLAEQLVNLTVKQANELFDILKQEHGIEPAAAAPVVMAAAPAATGGEAAPEQTAFDVVLKSAGSSKLAVVKRVRELTGLALTEAKGMVDKAPVTLKEKLTKEEADTMKQKLEEEGAEVELK from the coding sequence ATGGCTGATTTAAAAGTTTTAGCGGAGCAGCTTGTTAATTTAACGGTTAAGCAGGCGAACGAGTTGTTCGATATTTTAAAACAGGAACACGGCATTGAGCCAGCAGCAGCAGCTCCTGTGGTTATGGCAGCAGCCCCTGCTGCGACAGGTGGAGAAGCTGCACCAGAACAAACAGCCTTTGATGTAGTTTTGAAGTCAGCAGGAAGCAGTAAGTTAGCTGTGGTAAAACGGGTTAGAGAGCTTACAGGGTTAGCTTTAACAGAAGCTAAAGGAATGGTTGATAAAGCCCCTGTTACGTTAAAAGAAAAATTAACGAAAGAGGAAGCAGATACCATGAAACAAAAGCTGGAAGAAGAAGGGGCAGAGGTAGAGCTAAAATAA
- the rplA gene encoding 50S ribosomal protein L1, producing MGRQKNKKCHTVVLSKEMHPLNKVVELVKQATSTKFDASVDVAIRLGVDPKKSDQVVRGSVSLPHGTGKPCRILVLCTADKEAEATEAGADYVGLDTYIDKIAQGWTGVDVIITMPTVMVKLGKLGAVLGPRGLMPNPKVGTVTMDVAGMVREIRAGKISFKTDKYGIVHSSVGRISFPVEKIGENIVELLKAVVRLKPSTSKGLYINSISLSSTMSKGFFIDRSIAIGL from the coding sequence ATGGGAAGGCAAAAGAATAAAAAATGTCATACAGTTGTGCTCTCTAAAGAGATGCATCCGTTAAATAAAGTCGTCGAGTTGGTAAAACAAGCTACCTCGACCAAGTTTGATGCTTCTGTGGATGTTGCGATTCGTTTAGGCGTTGATCCAAAGAAATCGGATCAAGTGGTTAGGGGTAGCGTATCACTCCCACATGGGACCGGTAAGCCATGTCGTATTTTAGTGCTTTGTACAGCCGATAAAGAAGCAGAGGCAACAGAAGCAGGGGCAGATTATGTAGGGTTAGATACCTATATAGATAAGATAGCGCAGGGGTGGACAGGGGTAGATGTTATTATTACGATGCCTACTGTGATGGTTAAGTTGGGTAAGCTAGGTGCTGTATTAGGTCCCAGAGGATTAATGCCTAATCCTAAAGTGGGTACGGTTACTATGGATGTTGCTGGGATGGTTAGAGAGATAAGAGCTGGAAAAATCAGTTTTAAGACCGATAAGTATGGCATTGTGCATAGCAGTGTAGGGCGTATTTCTTTTCCAGTAGAAAAGATTGGAGAGAATATAGTGGAATTACTAAAAGCGGTTGTAAGATTGAAGCCTTCTACTTCAAAGGGACTTTATATCAATAGTATCAGTCTGTCTAGCACGATGAGCAAAGGTTTTTTTATAGATAGAAGTATAGCCATTGGACTTTAG